In Erigeron canadensis isolate Cc75 chromosome 6, C_canadensis_v1, whole genome shotgun sequence, the following are encoded in one genomic region:
- the LOC122603516 gene encoding probable aquaporin PIP2-5 yields the protein MTKDVEVAEHHGGKDYQDPPPAPLFDADELTKWSFYRALIAEFVATLLFLYVTVLTVIGYKSTTDPALNADQCGGVGILGIAWAFGGMIFILVYCTAGISGGHINPAVTFGLFLARKVSLIRALGYMIAQCLGAICGVGLVKAFQSSYYNRYGGGANELADGYNKGTGLGAEIIGTFVLVYTVFSATDPKRSARDSHVPVLAPLPIGFAVFMVHLATIPITGTGINPARSFGAAVIYNNDKAWDDQWIFWVGPFLGAAAAAFYHQFVLRAGAIKALGSFRSNA from the exons ATGACAAAGGATGTTGAAGTGGCGGAGCACCATGGTGGCAAAGACTACCAAGACCCACCTCCGGCACCATTGTTTGATGCTGATGAGTTGACCAAATGGTCTTTCTATAGAGCTCTTATTGCTGAATTTGTTGCCACCTTGTTGTTTCTTTATGTTACAGTTTTGACAGTTATTGGTTACAAGAGCACAACTGACCCAGCTTTGAACGCTGACCAGTGTGGTGGTGTTGGTATCCTTGGTATTGCTTGGGCTTTTGGTGGCATGATCTTTATTCTTGTTTACTGCACCGCCGGTATCTCAg GAGGACATATTAACCCGGCTGTGACATTCGGTCTGTTCTTGGCAAGGAAGGTGTCTTTGATTAGGGCATTGGGATATATGATTGCACAATGTTTGGGTGCCATATGTGGTGTTGGTTTGGTTAAAGCTTTCCAAAGTTCCTACTACAATAGGTATGGTGGTGGGGCCAACGAATTGGCAGATGGTTACAACAAAGGGACAGGACTAGGTGCTGAAATCATCGGCACCTTTGTTCTTGTCTACACCGTCTTCTCTGCTACCGATCCTAAGAGAAGTGCACGAGACTCTCACGTTCCT GTATTGGCTCCATTGCCTATTGGGTTTGCAGTCTTCATGGTACACTTAGCAACCATTCCTATCACCGGTACTGGAATCAACCCAGCCAGAAGCTTTGGTGCGGCCGTGATTTATAACAACGATAAGGCCTGGGATGATCAA TGGATATTTTGGGTTGGTCCATTTTTGGGCGCAGCTGCGGCAGCTTTCTACCATCAGTTCGTATTAAGGGCGGGGGCCATTAAAGCACTTGGTTCTTTCAGAAGCAATGCATAA
- the LOC122606025 gene encoding uncharacterized protein LOC122606025, whose product MLHKFIMTPRPSLLLVVITLTLFFTTSGAQDRAPHGLNHEYIVALSPSAYNFFHPNAQLRVQYPCEESSCSPMPLAATVQSSLEHESKANGGKDVVNVGAGGIAAIIFSFIFVVILSMGVYYVVTIRRTNLSRNQSTVIPSA is encoded by the coding sequence ATGTTACACAAATTTATAATGACACCAAGACCTTCACTTCTTCTAGTTGTTATTACTCTAACACTGTTCTTCACTACATCAGGTGCTCAAGATCGAGCTCCTCATGGGCTCAATCACGAGTACATTGTGGCGTTATCTCCATCTGCTTATAATTTCTTCCACCCAAATGCACAATTGAGGGTTCAATACCCATGTGAAGAGTCAAGTTGCTCACCTATGCCTCTAGCTGCTACGGTTCAGTCAAGCTTAGAACATGAAAGCAAAGCAAACGGTGGGAAAGACGTGGTAAATGTTGGAGCTGGGGGTATTGCTGCTATTatttttagctttatatttGTAGTTATCCTATCCATGGGTGTCTACTATGTGGTGACCATCCGTCGGACCAATTTAAGTCGGAATCAAAGTACAGTTATACCATCAGCTTGA
- the LOC122602600 gene encoding 4-hydroxy-3-methylbut-2-en-1-yl diphosphate synthase (ferredoxin), chloroplastic yields MASGAAPATLMSLKGNRDIGLGFTKTSDFVKVSDLKRVKFHRTKISVIKNSGPGSDVAEFRPASEGSPLLVPVQKYCESTYKTIRRKTRTVMVGDVPLGSDHPIRIQTMTTTDTKDVTATVEQVMEIADRGADFVRITVQGKREADACFDIKNTLVQKNYNIPLVADIHFAPSVALRVAECFDKIRVNPGNFADRRAQFEKLEYTEDDYQQELEHIEKVFTPLVEKCKKYGRAMRIGTNHGSLSDRIMSYYGDSPRGMVESAFEFARICRKLDFHNFVFSMKASNPVIMVQAYRLLVAEMYVQGWDYPLHLGVTEAGEGEDGRMKSAIGIGTLLQDGLGDTIRVSLTEPPEEEIDPCRKLANLGMKASQIQQGVAPFEEKHRRYFDFQRRTGDLPVQKEGEEVDYRGVLHRDGSVFMSVTLDQLKTPELFYRSLATKLVLGMPFKDLATVDSILLRELPPAEDKDARLALKRLIDVSMGVITPLSEQLTKPLPHAIALVNLKELSTGAHKLLQEGTRLAVSVRGDESYEELEILKSVDATMILHEVPYTEEQTGRVHAARRLFEYLSENSLNFPVLHHIQFPKGIPRDDLVISAGANAGALLVDGLGDGILLEATDQDFEFLRNTSFNLLQGCRMRNTKTEYVSCPSCGRTLFDLQVISAEIREKTLHLPGVSIAIMGCIVNGPGEMADADFGYVGGAPGKIDLYVGKTVVKRGIAMEQATDALIQLIKDHGRWVEPPVEE; encoded by the exons GGTTCAGATGTTGCTGAATTTCGCCCTGCCTCCGAAGGGAGTCCTCTTTTAG TTCCTGTACAGAAGTATTGTGAATCTACATATAAGACCATCAGGAGGAAAACCCGAACAGTAATGGTTGGAGATGTACCTCTTGGTAGTGATCACCCCATTAGAATTCAAACAATGACCACAACTGATACTAAAGACGTGACCGCAACTGTTGAACAG GTCATGGAAATAGCTGATAGAGGAGCTGATTTTGTTCGGATAACTGTCCAAGGGAAAAGAGAGGCAGATGCATGTTTTGACATTAAGAACACCCTTGTTCAAAAGAA TTATAACATACCTCTGGTGGCGGACATTCATTTTGCTCCTTCAGTTGCACTGCGGGTTGCTGAATGCTTTGATAAAATTCGCGTGAACCCCGGAAATTTTG CTGATCGACGCGCTCAGTTTGAGAAGCTGGAGTATACAGAGGATGACTATCAACAGGAACTTGAGCATATTGAGAAG GTTTTTACCCCGTTGGTTGAGAAATGCAAGAAATATGGAAGGGCAATGCGTATAGGAACAAACCACGGGAGTCTTTCAGATCGTATCATGAGCTACTATGGTGATTCTCCTAGAGGGATG GTTGAATCTGCATTTGAGTTTGCAAGAATCTGTAGGAAGTTAGACTTTCACAATTTTGTGTTCTCAATGAAAGCAAGTAACCCAGTGATTATGGTTCAAGCATACCGCCTTCTTGTAGCCGAAATGTATGTTCAGGGATGGGACTATCCATTGCACTTGGGAGTTACCGAAGCTGGTGAGGGTGAGGATGGACGCATGAAATCTGCCATTGGCATCGGCACACTTCTTCAG GATGGTCTGGGTGATACTATCAGGGTTTCCCTTACAGAACCTCCAGAGGAAGAAATAGACCCTTGTAGGAAATTGGCCAATCTTGGTATGAAAGCATCCCAAATTCAACAAGGGGTG GCACCATTTGAAGAGAAGCATAGAcgttattttgattttcaacGAAGAACTGGTGACTTGCCTGTGCAGAAGGAG GGTGAAGAGGTTGATTATAGAGGTGTACTCCACCGTGATGGCTCCGTTTTCATGTCTGTTACCCTGGATCAACTCAAG ACACCTGAACTCTTCTATAGGTCATTAGCAACAAAACTTGTTCTTGGGATGCCATTTAAG GATCTTGCAACCGTAGATTCTATCTTATTGAGGGAACTTCCACCAGCTGAAGATAAAGATGCT CGTCTTGCTCTTAAAAGGTTGATCGATGTAAGTATGGGTGTTATAACTCCTTTATCAGAACAGTTGACAAAGCCTTTGCCACATGCAATCGCCTTGGTAAATCTGAAGGAACTATCAACTGGAGCTCATAAGCTTTTACAAGAAG GCACACGTTTGGCCGTTTCGGTACGTGGTGATGAGTCCTATGAGGAGCTAGAGATTTTGAAGAGTGTTGACGCAACAATGATTCTTCATGAAGTGCCATATACAGAGGAACAAACTGGCAGAGTACATGCTGCTCGGAGGCTTTTTGAGTATCTCTCAGAAAATTCTCTCAATTTCCCTGTTCTACACCACATACAGTTCCCAAAGGGAATTCCCAG GGATGATTTGGTTATTAGTGCGGGTGCGAATGCTGGTGCTCTTTTAGTTGATGGACTTGGGGATGGTATTTTATTAGAAGCTACTGATCAAGACTTTGAGTTTCTCAGGAATACATCTTTCAATTTGCTACAAGGATGCAGGATGCGGAACACCAAAACA GAATATGTCTCGTGCCCATCTTGTGGTAGAACTCTATTTGATCTTCAAGTGATAAGTGCTGAAATCAGGGAAAAAACATTACACTTGCCTGGTGTTTCG ATTGCAATTATGGGTTGCATTGTTAACGGACCAGGGGAGATGGCTGATGCTGACTTTGGATATGTCGGTGGTGCTCCTGGAAAGATTGATCTTTACGTTGGAAAG ACGGTGGTAAAACGAGGAATTGCAATGGAACAAGCAACTGATGCCTTGATCCAACTAATTAAAGACCACGGACGCTGGGTTGAACCTCCTGTTGAAGAATAG